In a genomic window of Mucilaginibacter sp. KACC 22063:
- a CDS encoding M16 family metallopeptidase: MKKIYNLILLTFFTCSVFAQSPGAATSFTVNGLKVIFKPTVKEVISVRMYFRGGVYNYQAQQAGIENLTFKAATDCGTKQYTADAFRDTSDTYGISIGGSSTYDYGNIGMECISKYFNQAWNLFAEAINNPVFDDSQVQLLKSKLITQVTSTMSDPDRHLDDLLTQNAFAGTPYAIDPDGTPQTLQALTAADLKNYYYKLVNKQRMFIVVAGKISRELLEQKIKAAFANLPDKPYTAPARQTPSWTENKLNVENRALATNYIAAAFNAPPADSKDLLAFRMGVSALGGSLFSQLRTKMNLSYDPGASTSLTLIPYGEMQVSTNYPKEAVTAMVEVVNRARALGISADGLNYIKSGFITTNFIKQQGSGAVTANLGSAEINGGWEYAEKLPELINAVTVDDINNAMQTYIKGLQWTYLGDAKLAEAAAEAFKLKVTQ, encoded by the coding sequence ATGAAGAAGATATATAACCTAATACTGCTCACTTTTTTCACGTGTTCAGTTTTTGCACAATCGCCGGGTGCAGCCACATCATTTACGGTAAACGGTTTAAAAGTAATATTTAAGCCAACCGTTAAAGAAGTGATCAGCGTACGCATGTACTTTCGCGGCGGCGTATACAACTACCAGGCACAACAGGCTGGTATAGAAAACCTGACTTTTAAAGCTGCTACAGATTGCGGCACAAAGCAATACACAGCTGATGCATTCAGGGACACCAGCGACACTTATGGCATTTCTATCGGCGGTTCATCCACCTACGACTATGGCAACATCGGCATGGAATGTATTTCAAAATACTTTAACCAGGCATGGAATTTATTTGCCGAAGCCATTAATAACCCTGTGTTTGACGACAGCCAGGTGCAGCTTCTGAAAAGCAAGCTGATTACCCAGGTTACAAGCACCATGAGCGATCCCGACAGGCACTTAGACGATCTGCTTACACAAAATGCTTTTGCGGGTACGCCTTATGCCATAGACCCTGACGGCACGCCGCAAACCTTGCAAGCACTTACAGCTGCTGATCTTAAAAATTACTATTACAAACTGGTTAATAAACAGCGCATGTTTATTGTAGTGGCAGGAAAGATCAGCCGCGAATTACTGGAACAGAAAATCAAAGCGGCTTTTGCCAACCTGCCCGATAAGCCTTACACCGCTCCTGCTAGGCAAACACCAAGCTGGACGGAAAATAAGCTGAATGTAGAGAACCGTGCTTTGGCTACTAACTACATTGCAGCTGCCTTTAACGCGCCACCTGCTGACAGCAAAGACCTTCTGGCATTCCGCATGGGGGTTTCCGCATTAGGCGGCTCATTATTCAGCCAGTTGCGTACAAAAATGAATTTGTCTTATGATCCGGGCGCATCAACATCATTAACATTAATTCCTTACGGCGAAATGCAGGTAAGTACCAATTATCCTAAAGAAGCTGTAACAGCTATGGTTGAGGTAGTAAACCGTGCAAGGGCGCTGGGCATTTCTGCCGATGGGCTTAACTACATTAAAAGCGGTTTTATTACCACCAACTTTATTAAACAACAAGGCTCGGGTGCCGTAACAGCCAACCTGGGTTCGGCAGAGATAAACGGCGGTTGGGAATATGCCGAGAAACTTCCTGAATTGATAAACGCCGTTACCGTTGATGATATTAATAACGCCATGCAAACTTATATCAAAGGCTTGCAATGGACTTACCTTGGTGATGCCAAACTTGCCGAAGCTGCGGCAGAAGCATTTAAGCTAAAAGTTACTCAATAA
- the dapA gene encoding 4-hydroxy-tetrahydrodipicolinate synthase gives MNRFYGTGVAMVTPFDGSGQVDYASLRKLIDHLIDGGIDYLVSLGTTGESATLNKEEKKKVWAFTAEVNNGRLPLVAGIASNNTHEVVEAIQHFETNGYDAILSASPYYNKPNQRGIYEHYKAIAEAAPLPVFLYNVPGRTGSNISSETTVKLAHDFKNIIGTKEASGNFDQFNHIMRDKPEDFLFISGDDPVTLPMIALGAVGVISVVGNALPRQFSDMIRLCLEGKFQEAQKAHFDLIEFTRLIFADGSPAGVKTALKQIGICEEKVRLPLVNVNDEVAAKIIAEVKRIVG, from the coding sequence ATGAACAGATTTTATGGTACAGGAGTAGCTATGGTTACTCCATTTGACGGAAGCGGGCAGGTAGATTACGCTTCGCTTCGTAAGTTGATTGACCACCTGATTGATGGCGGCATTGATTATTTGGTTTCATTAGGTACTACCGGCGAGAGCGCCACTTTAAATAAAGAAGAAAAGAAGAAGGTTTGGGCTTTTACTGCTGAAGTGAACAACGGCCGCTTGCCATTGGTTGCAGGCATTGCCAGCAATAACACCCACGAAGTAGTAGAGGCCATTCAGCATTTTGAGACTAACGGCTACGATGCTATTTTATCGGCCAGCCCATATTATAACAAACCAAACCAGCGCGGCATTTACGAGCATTACAAAGCAATTGCAGAGGCTGCGCCGCTGCCTGTGTTTTTATATAATGTTCCGGGACGTACGGGCAGTAATATTTCTTCTGAAACTACGGTTAAGCTGGCACACGATTTTAAGAACATCATAGGTACCAAAGAAGCGTCTGGCAACTTTGATCAGTTTAACCACATCATGCGTGATAAACCGGAAGACTTCCTGTTTATCAGCGGTGATGATCCGGTTACTTTACCGATGATTGCTTTAGGCGCCGTAGGTGTGATTTCTGTTGTAGGCAATGCATTGCCGCGCCAGTTTTCAGACATGATTCGTTTATGCCTTGAAGGTAAATTCCAGGAGGCGCAAAAGGCCCATTTTGACCTGATCGAATTTACCCGCCTTATATTTGCAGATGGCAGCCCGGCTGGCGTAAAAACAGCATTAAAGCAGATTGGCATTTGCGAAGAAAAAGTACGCTTACCTTTGGTAAATGTAAACGATGAGGTTGCTGCAAAAATCATTGCAGAAGTAAAAAGGATAGTAGGGTAA
- a CDS encoding CsbD family protein, whose product MDKLEIKGGWNELKGKIKQAYGDLTDDDLTHEEGKDDELLGKLQQKTGKGRDELVKWINSL is encoded by the coding sequence ATGGACAAATTAGAAATAAAAGGTGGCTGGAACGAGTTGAAAGGAAAGATCAAACAAGCCTACGGAGACCTGACAGATGACGATTTAACCCACGAAGAAGGTAAAGACGACGAACTGTTAGGCAAATTACAGCAGAAAACAGGCAAAGGCCGCGACGAACTGGTTAAATGGATTAACAGTTTATAG
- a CDS encoding SDR family oxidoreductase — MSKTIFITGTSTGFGKLTAVTLAKAGHNVIAGMRNVTGKNKSAAEELGAIANIEVVEIDVTSDESVKLAFEKVLNKYGHIDVLINNAAVSGFGLLEAFSLEQVRKMFEVNFYGVLRTYQAVLPAMREAKNGLIINITSGASGHTLPFMIPYLASKFTVESITEGLQDELKDYGIENVSIQPGVYPTEMTNGAKTGVDADKPEIIAAYGDAATQQFNALGAALFGKMDQFKMDPQTIADGILNLVNMKKGERPLRYPLDAIAQGTDKEFIKARADIKAKWLAAYSN, encoded by the coding sequence ATGTCAAAAACAATTTTTATTACAGGAACAAGTACAGGATTTGGAAAATTAACCGCTGTTACCTTGGCCAAGGCAGGGCACAATGTTATTGCCGGTATGCGTAACGTAACAGGCAAAAATAAATCTGCAGCAGAAGAATTAGGCGCTATTGCTAACATAGAAGTAGTTGAAATTGATGTTACCAGTGATGAGTCGGTTAAACTCGCTTTTGAGAAAGTATTGAATAAATATGGCCATATCGATGTGTTAATTAACAATGCAGCGGTTAGCGGATTCGGTTTACTTGAAGCTTTCTCTTTAGAGCAGGTACGCAAAATGTTTGAAGTGAATTTTTATGGGGTATTACGTACCTACCAGGCTGTACTTCCTGCTATGCGTGAAGCTAAAAATGGCCTGATCATTAATATTACTTCAGGGGCAAGCGGCCATACTTTACCATTTATGATTCCTTATCTTGCTTCAAAATTTACTGTTGAAAGCATAACCGAAGGCTTGCAAGACGAGCTGAAAGATTATGGTATTGAGAATGTAAGCATACAGCCAGGGGTATATCCTACAGAAATGACTAATGGCGCTAAAACTGGTGTTGATGCTGATAAGCCAGAAATTATTGCTGCTTATGGAGATGCTGCCACACAACAATTCAATGCTTTAGGTGCGGCACTATTTGGTAAAATGGATCAATTTAAAATGGATCCGCAAACCATTGCCGACGGGATACTCAACCTGGTTAATATGAAAAAAGGAGAAAGGCCATTACGTTACCCGCTTGATGCCATTGCTCAGGGAACAGATAAAGAGTTTATTAAAGCACGTGCTGATATTAAAGCTAAGTGGCTGGCTGCTTATAGTAATTAA
- the acs gene encoding acetate--CoA ligase — protein sequence MNTFKINSFDEYKKIYQYSVEQPEAFWADVADTFQWRKKWDNVLRWNFTDPDVKWFEGAKLNITENCLDRHLETLGNKPAIIWEPNDPSEDHRILTYKQLHDKVCQFANVLINNDVKKGDRICIYMPMLPELAIAVLACARIGAIHSVVFGGFSAQSIADRIKDADCALVITADGGFRGNKDLPLKPIIDDALVQCPSVKRVIVLTRSHTPVSMIKGRDVWWEDEIKKVETQGNPECPVEEMDAEDMLFILYTSGSTGKPKGVVHTCGGYMVYTGYTFATTFQYQPDDIYFCTADIGWITGHSYILYGPLSQGATSVMFEGIPTWPDAGRMWDIVDKYKVSILYTAPTAIRSLMGFGTDIPKSKDLSSIRVLGSVGEPINEEAWHWFDDNIGHNKAPIVDTWWQTENGGHMISPIANVTPLKPGYASLPLPGIQPVLVDENGKEIEGNDVSGNLCIKFPWPGIIRTTYGDHERCRQAYFATYENMYFTGDGALRDADGYYRITGRVDDVLNVSGHRLGTAEVENAINMHSGVVESAVVGYPHDIKGQGVYAFVVSPNKHGDEELTRKDIIMTVSRIIGPIAKPDKIQFVSGLPKTRSGKIMRRILRKIAEGETSNLGDTSTLLDPGVVEEIKNGAL from the coding sequence CAATATCACAGAAAACTGCCTCGACCGCCACCTGGAAACTTTGGGTAACAAGCCTGCCATTATCTGGGAACCCAATGACCCCTCAGAAGATCATCGTATACTTACTTATAAGCAACTACATGATAAAGTATGCCAGTTTGCCAATGTGCTGATTAATAATGACGTAAAGAAAGGCGACCGCATTTGTATCTATATGCCGATGCTTCCGGAGCTGGCTATCGCTGTGTTGGCTTGCGCACGCATAGGCGCTATACATTCGGTAGTGTTTGGCGGATTTTCGGCGCAATCTATTGCCGACCGTATTAAGGATGCAGATTGTGCTTTGGTAATTACCGCGGATGGTGGTTTCCGTGGAAATAAAGACCTGCCATTAAAACCAATTATTGATGATGCATTGGTGCAATGCCCGTCGGTTAAACGTGTAATTGTACTTACCCGCAGTCATACACCGGTGTCCATGATTAAAGGGCGCGATGTTTGGTGGGAAGATGAAATTAAAAAGGTAGAAACACAGGGTAACCCAGAATGCCCGGTTGAAGAAATGGATGCAGAGGATATGCTGTTCATTCTTTATACATCAGGTTCTACCGGTAAGCCTAAAGGGGTGGTGCATACCTGCGGTGGTTACATGGTTTACACCGGTTATACATTTGCAACCACATTCCAGTATCAACCCGACGATATTTATTTCTGTACGGCAGATATTGGGTGGATAACCGGCCACTCATATATACTGTACGGACCGCTTTCGCAAGGAGCTACTTCAGTAATGTTTGAAGGTATACCAACATGGCCTGATGCGGGCAGAATGTGGGATATTGTTGATAAATATAAAGTAAGCATTCTTTATACGGCGCCTACAGCCATCCGCTCGCTAATGGGTTTTGGTACAGATATTCCGAAAAGTAAAGACTTGAGTTCGATCAGGGTGCTTGGATCAGTAGGGGAGCCAATAAATGAAGAGGCATGGCACTGGTTTGATGATAACATCGGCCATAACAAAGCGCCAATTGTAGATACCTGGTGGCAGACGGAAAATGGCGGGCACATGATTTCACCTATTGCCAATGTTACACCGCTTAAACCTGGTTATGCCAGTTTACCGTTACCGGGCATACAGCCGGTGTTGGTTGATGAAAATGGTAAGGAGATAGAGGGTAACGACGTTAGCGGTAACCTTTGTATCAAATTCCCTTGGCCGGGCATTATCCGCACTACCTATGGTGACCATGAGCGTTGCCGTCAGGCGTATTTTGCCACTTATGAAAATATGTACTTTACCGGTGACGGCGCCCTGCGTGATGCCGATGGCTATTACCGAATTACCGGTCGTGTTGATGACGTGTTAAACGTATCGGGCCACCGCCTGGGTACTGCCGAAGTTGAAAACGCCATTAACATGCACAGTGGGGTAGTAGAATCGGCAGTGGTGGGTTATCCGCATGATATTAAAGGGCAGGGTGTGTATGCGTTTGTGGTAAGCCCTAACAAACACGGAGATGAAGAGCTTACCCGTAAAGATATCATCATGACGGTATCGCGCATCATCGGTCCCATTGCAAAACCTGATAAAATTCAGTTTGTGAGTGGTTTGCCGAAAACACGTTCAGGCAAAATTATGCGCCGTATCTTGAGAAAGATTGCCGAAGGCGAAACTTCAAACCTGGGCGATACAAGCACACTGCTTGACCCTGGAGTGGTTGAAGAAATTAAGAACGGAGCATTATAA
- a CDS encoding M28 family metallopeptidase, with protein MDFKLCKTLSIAALLGGLLNTAQAQNGMTETSYRKYVSEVASDQLMGRLPFSKGETATINYLEQQFKALGLEPGNKGSYLQPVPMVSIYTNPDAQMKVTTPKGNIDLEGLKDYVIWTRRTDPKIELKNEDLVFAGFGISAPEFHHDDYAGLDVKGKIVVVLVNDPGYYDAKQFKGKTMTYYGRWVYKYDEAARRGAKGCLIIHDTGPAAYGFTVVQNSWKASKLYLDSRGHESYKCAIEGWLTLPATEKLLSAAGTDYKTLLNKALQPGFKGEALPLKVSTGLTTTVKYNQSHNVIAKITGTKHPEETVIYSAHWDHFGISKPDAKGDSIYNGAVDNASGTAALLELAKGFKSLKTKPERTIIFLSVTAEEQGLWGSAYYAENPVYPIKKTVADINMDMFYPYGKTNDVSVVGVGQSELEDYLAEAAKTQGRVIEPESDPAKGMYFRSDHFNFAKVGVPALYIETGTDLLGKGKAVGKQMHDNYTATVYHKPNDQYNASWDVSGTLQDLQLLFAVGKKLAYSDTWPKWKQGSEFKHLRP; from the coding sequence ATGGACTTTAAGCTTTGCAAAACACTTTCTATAGCTGCATTACTCGGCGGCTTGTTAAATACCGCTCAGGCACAAAACGGCATGACCGAAACCAGTTATCGTAAATATGTAAGCGAGGTAGCTTCTGACCAATTAATGGGGCGATTGCCATTCAGCAAGGGCGAAACCGCTACCATCAATTATCTCGAACAACAGTTTAAAGCATTGGGATTGGAGCCAGGGAATAAAGGCAGTTATCTGCAGCCGGTGCCAATGGTATCAATTTATACCAATCCAGATGCGCAGATGAAAGTAACAACGCCTAAAGGAAACATTGACTTGGAAGGGTTAAAAGATTATGTGATATGGACACGCCGAACAGATCCTAAAATTGAGTTGAAAAACGAAGACCTGGTATTTGCCGGCTTTGGTATATCTGCTCCGGAATTTCATCATGATGATTATGCAGGGCTTGATGTTAAAGGCAAAATTGTAGTGGTACTGGTAAACGATCCGGGATATTATGATGCAAAGCAGTTTAAAGGCAAAACCATGACCTATTACGGCCGGTGGGTTTATAAATATGATGAGGCTGCCCGTCGTGGTGCAAAAGGGTGTTTGATTATTCATGATACAGGCCCGGCTGCTTATGGTTTTACCGTAGTGCAAAACAGTTGGAAGGCATCTAAATTATACTTAGACAGCCGCGGCCACGAAAGTTATAAATGTGCTATTGAAGGTTGGCTGACTTTGCCAGCTACCGAGAAGCTTTTGTCTGCTGCCGGTACCGATTATAAAACATTGCTTAACAAAGCATTGCAGCCAGGCTTTAAAGGCGAAGCATTGCCTTTAAAAGTTTCTACCGGATTAACTACTACCGTTAAGTACAATCAATCGCATAATGTGATTGCCAAAATTACAGGGACAAAGCACCCGGAAGAAACGGTGATATATTCGGCGCATTGGGATCACTTTGGTATCAGCAAACCTGACGCAAAAGGCGACAGTATTTACAATGGCGCAGTTGATAATGCCAGCGGTACGGCCGCCTTGTTGGAGCTTGCCAAAGGATTTAAAAGCTTAAAGACAAAACCCGAGCGTACAATCATCTTCTTATCGGTAACTGCCGAAGAGCAGGGCTTATGGGGTTCGGCTTATTATGCCGAAAACCCGGTTTACCCAATCAAGAAAACTGTTGCGGACATCAATATGGATATGTTTTACCCTTATGGTAAAACCAATGATGTTTCGGTAGTAGGCGTGGGGCAGTCGGAGTTAGAAGATTACCTGGCAGAAGCGGCAAAAACACAGGGCAGGGTAATTGAGCCGGAATCAGACCCGGCGAAAGGCATGTATTTCCGTTCAGACCATTTTAATTTTGCGAAAGTTGGCGTGCCAGCGTTATACATCGAAACCGGGACCGATCTGCTTGGCAAAGGAAAAGCAGTTGGTAAACAAATGCACGATAATTATACGGCGACGGTTTATCATAAACCCAACGATCAATACAATGCCTCGTGGGATGTAAGCGGAACCTTGCAGGACTTGCAATTGCTTTTTGCCGTAGGTAAGAAATTGGCTTACAGCGATACCTGGCCAAAATGGAAACAGGGATCAGAGTTTAAGCATTTAAGGCCGTAA
- a CDS encoding Crp/Fnr family transcriptional regulator yields the protein MYDIFQNYINSKALFTPEESEKIKSVSFAKKLRKKQYLLQEGDIWKYDAFVAKGCLRTYSVDDKGSEHVINFAIENWWTGDRESLMSGQPSRFNIDAVEDSELILFTHNNFEQLCEEIPSFNNMVNTILQRSFVTGQSRIHAALSYTAEEKYLNFLNKYPGFAIRIPQSMIASYLGMTPETLSRIRGVVAKK from the coding sequence GTGTACGATATATTTCAGAATTATATTAACAGCAAAGCGTTGTTTACACCCGAGGAAAGTGAGAAAATCAAATCGGTAAGTTTCGCAAAAAAACTGCGTAAAAAGCAGTACCTGTTACAGGAGGGCGACATCTGGAAATATGATGCTTTTGTAGCTAAAGGTTGTTTGCGTACTTATTCGGTTGATGATAAAGGTAGCGAGCACGTTATAAATTTTGCTATTGAGAACTGGTGGACTGGCGACAGGGAAAGTCTGATGTCGGGCCAGCCATCGCGCTTTAATATTGATGCAGTTGAGGACAGCGAACTGATATTGTTTACGCATAATAACTTTGAGCAGCTTTGTGAAGAAATTCCAAGTTTCAATAATATGGTAAATACCATTTTGCAAAGAAGTTTTGTGACTGGTCAAAGCCGTATACATGCTGCATTAAGTTATACGGCCGAAGAAAAATACCTTAATTTCCTTAACAAATATCCGGGCTTTGCTATTCGCATACCTCAAAGTATGATTGCATCTTACCTGGGAATGACACCTGAAACCCTTAGCCGAATTAGAGGAGTGGTAGCAAAGAAATAA
- a CDS encoding UbiD family decarboxylase: protein MGYKNLHDCITDLEKHGHLIRIKEEVDPYLEMAAIHLRVFEKQGPAIYFEKVKGSKFPAVSNLFGTLERSEFIFRDTLEKIKTLVDLKNDPIKAFKNPFKNAGAALTAFSALPLKLSNSSIKNFAKTTISELPQIVNWPMDGGPFVTMPQVYTEDIDNPGIMNANLGMYRIQLGGNEYIQNQEIGLHYQLHRGIGVHQSKANAKGQPLKVSIFVGGPPSHPVAAVMPLPEGLSEMTFAGALGNRRFRYFYDPEGFCISADADFVITGTVMPHDNKPEGPFGDHLGYYSLKHPFPLMKVHNVYHRKNAIWSFTVVGRPPQEDTSFGALIHEITGSALPKEIPGLHAVNAVDAAGVHPLLFAIGSERYTPYIKERKPQEILTIANHILGKNQLSLAKYLFIAAKEDDPSLDVNNIEDFLKHILERIDLTRDLHFYTKTTIDTLDYSGGGLNSGSKVAITAAGPIIRELLTKAPAGFNLPDIFANHKIAMPGVLAITAPQYQNEEQTNREIYQLNEALKDKDLNGLPMLVLCYDADFTAANINNLVWVTFTRSNPSHDIYGINSFTEHKHWGCRGPIIIDARKKPHHAPELTKDAEVEKRIDRILSA from the coding sequence ATGGGCTATAAAAATTTACACGATTGCATTACCGACCTTGAAAAACATGGTCACCTGATCCGCATTAAAGAAGAGGTTGATCCTTATTTGGAAATGGCAGCCATACACCTGCGCGTTTTCGAAAAGCAAGGACCTGCAATCTATTTCGAGAAAGTAAAAGGAAGCAAGTTCCCGGCGGTATCAAACCTGTTTGGTACGCTTGAACGTTCAGAGTTCATTTTTCGCGATACGTTAGAGAAAATAAAAACACTGGTCGATCTGAAAAATGACCCGATAAAAGCATTCAAAAACCCATTTAAAAATGCTGGTGCAGCGCTTACGGCATTTTCGGCGCTGCCGTTAAAGCTTAGTAACAGCAGCATTAAAAACTTTGCCAAAACCACCATCAGTGAGCTTCCGCAAATTGTAAACTGGCCAATGGATGGCGGCCCTTTTGTGACCATGCCGCAGGTTTACACCGAGGATATTGACAACCCCGGCATTATGAATGCCAATTTGGGTATGTACCGCATTCAGTTAGGTGGAAACGAGTACATACAGAACCAGGAAATTGGTTTGCACTATCAATTGCACCGTGGCATTGGCGTACACCAAAGCAAGGCTAATGCAAAAGGCCAGCCTTTAAAGGTGAGCATATTTGTAGGTGGCCCGCCTTCGCATCCGGTAGCTGCAGTAATGCCTTTGCCCGAAGGCCTATCTGAAATGACCTTCGCGGGAGCATTAGGTAATCGCCGCTTCCGGTACTTTTATGACCCGGAAGGTTTTTGCATTTCTGCCGATGCCGATTTTGTGATCACCGGCACAGTAATGCCGCATGACAACAAACCTGAAGGACCGTTTGGTGATCACTTAGGTTATTACAGTTTAAAGCATCCATTCCCGCTGATGAAGGTGCATAACGTATATCACCGCAAAAATGCGATCTGGTCTTTCACCGTTGTTGGCCGCCCGCCGCAAGAAGACACCAGCTTTGGCGCGTTGATCCATGAGATTACCGGCTCGGCTTTGCCGAAAGAAATTCCCGGACTGCATGCCGTTAATGCGGTGGATGCCGCAGGCGTACACCCGCTACTTTTTGCCATAGGCAGCGAACGCTACACGCCATATATTAAAGAGCGTAAGCCACAGGAAATACTAACTATTGCCAATCATATACTTGGTAAAAACCAGCTTAGCCTGGCTAAATATTTATTTATTGCAGCGAAGGAGGATGATCCGTCGCTTGATGTAAATAATATTGAAGACTTTCTGAAACATATCCTCGAGCGTATTGACCTTACCCGCGACCTGCACTTTTATACTAAAACTACTATTGACACCCTCGACTATAGTGGCGGCGGGTTAAACAGTGGTAGTAAGGTTGCTATCACGGCAGCCGGACCTATAATAAGAGAACTATTGACTAAAGCACCTGCTGGTTTTAACCTGCCAGATATCTTTGCTAATCATAAAATAGCAATGCCCGGTGTGTTAGCCATTACTGCACCCCAATATCAAAATGAGGAGCAGACTAACAGGGAAATTTATCAGCTGAATGAAGCTTTAAAAGATAAAGACCTTAATGGCTTGCCAATGTTGGTCTTGTGTTACGATGCAGACTTTACCGCTGCTAATATTAACAACCTGGTGTGGGTTACTTTCACCCGTAGCAATCCGTCGCATGATATATATGGCATTAACAGCTTTACAGAACACAAACATTGGGGCTGCCGCGGACCAATAATTATTGATGCTCGTAAAAAGCCGCATCATGCGCCTGAGTTAACTAAAGACGCGGAAGTAGAGAAAAGGATAGATAGGATTTTGAGTGCCTGA
- a CDS encoding DoxX family protein produces MRPLIVLISSFLLCLLVTYAFYQQEQYYISGRVALAVMLLFTALAHFIFIKGMCLMMPPFVPTGLKKMVILITGLLEIAGAIGIMFQPTRVITGYALIAFFIAILPANIYAAQQKVNLEEGDHSGPGTHYLWIRIPFQILLIFWALFFCIMHPY; encoded by the coding sequence ATGAGACCTTTAATTGTTCTGATATCGTCTTTTCTGTTGTGCCTGCTTGTTACTTATGCCTTTTACCAGCAGGAGCAATACTACATAAGCGGCAGGGTAGCGCTTGCCGTCATGCTGCTTTTTACGGCATTAGCGCACTTTATTTTTATTAAAGGGATGTGTTTAATGATGCCGCCATTTGTGCCTACCGGACTTAAAAAGATGGTGATTTTGATTACAGGCTTACTCGAAATTGCGGGTGCTATAGGTATTATGTTTCAGCCAACCCGTGTAATTACAGGTTATGCACTGATTGCCTTCTTTATTGCCATTTTACCGGCCAATATTTATGCGGCACAGCAAAAGGTGAACCTGGAAGAAGGCGACCACAGCGGCCCGGGTACACATTACCTTTGGATACGTATACCGTTTCAGATACTATTGATATTTTGGGCGCTGTTCTTCTGTATTATGCACCCTTATTGA